The window GTAATTATTAACTATaaagttgttttcattgttagtggAGGACTCTTGATTCTAGTTGCCTTCACCTGCACAAGGTATTCTTTGGGAAACCTGTAACTCCAAATAATAATACAACCCCGTCTccaagaaattatgtttttatacaaaTTTAACTGCAAAAGCAAACACGTTCTGTAGGAAGTGTATCTTTGAATGGGTGAATGGAGGTGTGTTTGGGAAGATGGCGGCTGTACAAACCACAATAGTGACACCGGAGACGAGGCATCACACCCACAGTCCCGTCTGTGGTTTAGACCACAAAAACACTGTGGTTACGAAACCAGACCGCAGTCATTTGGTTAATCATTAACAATAACCAAGTGCTCTGAATGTACATTTATGAAAAAGTTGCAGGTAGCAACTTCAACCTGACATGTATTTAccaaacctgaaaacacagagatataAATTCGGTCAGAGACACATACGTCTCCATTTAGAGACCTAATCCCCCGTTCACCACATGAACTTTAGATCCTCGATAAGATCAATAATACTGAGAACTTAGCATGTAATGAGGCATAAACAGGTTGGTGCGGTGGAGGAACAGTAGAAGTGGACAGCGTTGGCACGAGTGTATCCACAGAGTAATAATGAGAAGTGTGGGGTTATAGAGGGCTGAAGCCATGAGCTCATATCTACAGTCTAGCGTCTGTTCAGGTAGTTTCTTAAGAATTGAAAACGAACCAAGAGTCACTTtgtgaacacagaaaaagaaaatgtaccaGTGCTGCAGGTTCGCTCTCTGTTAAAGTCTCGTTTTCAACTCTCTCGTTGTTTTCATCTGTGGCTATTCACATTGACTGCTGTCACCATGTTGCAAAAAATCActtataaatgaaattaaatgatctCTGTTCATTAAGAAATACTTAGAAAATGAGACATTagatacaaacacaaaggaTTCAGGTTTTTATCAGCTCTTTATTTGGGTTTATTGGGTTTTCATGGTTCAAATAATGTGTTCGCCTTCAGACGGAGGAGATACAATCAACACATGAATCAGATCAGATGTGTGATGCATGATACattcaactgtaaaatgcaaAGATTCAATGAAGATggaagaaagatggaaaaaagtCAGCCCTGTGCATTAAGTGATAAATCTGTTTTAAggtgataaacaaacacaaggcCCCAATCACCAGTGGAGACAAATCCCTTCTTTCTGAAAGGTGACCAAAGTGTATTgtcatataaacacacacattaaaataaactctgggtctgacatttattttattggtgCCTGATTCCTGCAACAAAATTACACTGCAGATCACGAGCTCTagtgaaaagtgtttttctggtaaatgaaaagtgaaactgaGAAGTAACGAGTATGTATTTTTTGAAAAGGTGAAAGAGTCAGTAAGGAGGAAGGGAGGACTTTATTGTGCCTGCAGTTTCAATCTTGAAGTGTTGCTGGAACGGCGTTTCGTAAAAAGCGAAGGGGGTTTTGGGTCAGTGAGGGTGCAGCAGGAAACCGGAGAAGATGCTGTAACCGCTCGGTTTTCCTCTCATCCCTCTGTAGTCTTTTGTCTCCAGCCAAACCTCCTGATCCCTTGACAAGTAAACCGCCAGGCCGCCCGAGGTCACCTGGAACCGATTTAATAACACGGTGCAGTTAAACACCAGAGAGgattcatttatcttttttggGAGGAGGAATAATGTGATATAAAAGGAATGTGTGGTACTGTTTCATGCTCGTACCTGTCTCCTCCCACGGCGATGATCGCAGAAGGATGTCAGCAGGTTGTTGTCCAGCttcagcagcacacacagtcGGTCCTCCAAAGAGGCGTGGAACACAAAGTAGTAGGTTCCCGGGACCCGacacctacaacacacacacacttcattaatTCACTGTGAGTGGATTTGTTGGAtaatttttagccatgctagctaATAGCATGTCTCCATGGATAGTAATGTCGGTCTTTTGGtgagtccaccactttggtccagattcATGGTCCCAGGAGGAACCACCATGAGCGGCACCATGAGTTTAACATTTCTGGTTTTGAGTGAAGTGTTTTAAAAACTGTAGAACGACTTGTCATGATATTTTggacagacattcatgtccccttCAAGATGAGCTGTAATGACTTTGGGCGCCTGAGGAAAACATGTAGTTGGTAGAAATGTTGCTAATTAAACCTGACGTGCACACAACTACTCTGACTTAATTACTTTGGTGATCCGTTGactttttctttgatttgtgACCAAATATCTGTAAAACGACTGACACTCCCATTGGCCTCCgctctactttgtgtttaatgcaaTTGTTAacctgctaacatgctaatctAAGATgaaaacatggtaaacattagcTGGATATGACTGTGTTAGAGAGCGTATGAgaatgctgatgttagcattagcGCAAAGCATCTAaatgcagcctcacagagctgctagctcGGCTGTCTAATCCaaaaataatcttaataatCTAAAATCATTTACTGACctttataaaaataacaaatatctAGACTccaaagttttttattttatgatacaAACTTGTCATAAAACTACTGTCACTTTCTGTATAATATGACCAGAAAGCCGATGGTGTTCTCACCTGAAGCGTCCTGTGTCGGTGTTGTAGTCGTCGTTGATGTTGGTGATGACTGTGGTGAACCGAATGACGCTGGCTTTGTCTGGGTATTCGTTGGTTCCTCTGGCCACGCTGAAGGCGGCTTTCTCCATGGCTCCGGTCGACCTGCAGCCACAGATACAACAGAGTGAAGCCCAGAGCTGGATTAACCTGTAAACTACTGGCCCTGATTAAACCCCTGTTGTTCCCTGTTGTTCCCTGATTTAGtttaatgaaatgataaattatttcaGAAAATGCACCATGTGATCAAGATATTAACTGGAATATTAAAGGtattaaaactagattttgGCATTTGGGCCCTCtacaagacaaaaaaagcagGAATTGTCTGTTTCATACAGTTAACATCATTCAGTTTATGAAACTGAATGATGAATCTGGGGCAGACGGCCCCCTTGAGGGTCTGGGGTTGGGGCTACACTCAGTCATTTGAGTGTGATGTCTTATTACATACCCGGgttctcctggttctcctggaGGTCCGGCAAGCCCCAGCTTCCCTGGTTGCCCTGGTTCCCCGCTCTGACCTCGTTTACCATCAAATCCCATCAGCCCCGgctcccctttctctcccttctgtGGGCCGAGGCCGCCTCGCCACTCCGCTCCTGCAGACATCAACAACAGGCCGGtaataatatatgtaataaCCAGCCACACCGACCTGCTGTCTGacagtttaaaggaatagttcaacattttgggaaatatgtgttttgttttctttctgatgGATGAGTTAGATGAGTGTGTTAAATATGGAGCAGGAGTCAGGTCACATTAGCCAAGCTTAGCATCAGGAAACAGGTAACTCTGTCCAAAGATGAGAAATACACGTACCAACCAGAAGCTACCAAAGCTCAGCAGTTAACTCGCTCAGTTGTTTAACCTAACGCTGTCCACTGACGGAGATGGAAGAGCGAGAGTTTGCTCAAGTAAATTAGTAGGAAACAAAAAAGTTATCAccttcaaaaacaaatcagaattTACAGTTTAATCAGATTTTGTGATTCGATATCAGCTGAATTAATCTCCTGCTGAACAGAGATCATTCTGTTTCTTAAGCTAATagcaaatgtttttatgctaatTTGCCAGTTGGCTTCGTTAGCATACGTCTCAGCATGTGCGGTATTAGCATTAACTCTCAGAGAAAGATTCCTTCTTCTAGTTTCTGTATTAAAAGTcacttattttgtgttttttttcatgcaaatatggATTAATGCACAAAGATAAAAACCAGTTCATATTTAGTTAgttaaatagtttttatttacttgtcATGATCATGTCATGAACACTCAGAGTTGTTCTGTATTGCACCTTCTAAGAACTGCAGACTGGGTCCACGGTGCCAATATCTGAGTGTGGTTTTTTATGATCTTtacaaaaagcagcagctgctgtgagtCATAAACAACATGGTGATGTTCCTGTATGTTGCCATGAAGCTGTtgcttgttgtgtttgcaggtaAAACAGGAACAAATGTACCTTGGCATGAATAAAATGATTTCAGCAGCGTGAATCTTTGACTTGCATGTGAATTATTTAattgagtgaaatgtttttaaggATAAGGGTCTAAAAGGTTTGTGGGTTTTACTGTTGCTTTCAAGGCGtccatgttttcttcctttctgtATTTGTGCACCAACTTTAGGGGACTCAGTGTGGCTGCTCCTAAACCAACTCTGTGGACGTACCTGGGTcgcctttctctcctttctctccgtCACGACCGTCTCTGCCGGGCAGACCGGGAATACCTGAGGATGGAAtgaagataaacaaacacaaacattaaaaaaatatgtacacacaccgacactgacacactgacaacagTACATGCATGAATTCACGTACCTGGCATCCCGGGCATCGCTGTTGCTGGGCAGGACTCCATGGCGACGAGCAGGGGCGCAGCCAATGAGATCAAGGCTCCAATCACGAGAAAAAAATGatggagcatgatgggaaacctgacaggagggagaggagatgaggagagataAGGTGAGAGGAGTTGGGAGGAGAataaggaaaggaagaaaggataGAAGTAAAGGAGCAAAGTAAAAGATGTAAGGAAacgagaagaggaaaagagaagagggaagatgggatgagagggagaggagatgaggagaaaaagaaaattaagacaggagaggatgaaaggaaataaacatacaaatgaggagagatgaagaaaagataggagaggaggaaagaggagaggagattagggaagaggaaaggaggagaggatagaattgagagaggaggaggagggaaatggGTGgacaaaggaaagagagaagacaaggaaagggaagagaggaggagaggacaggagaggttAAGGATGGGACAGAGAGGGtagaaggagaggagacaaggaaagaacagaggggagaaaaaaggaggaaagatgaggaagaggagaggaaaggcgaggaggtgagggaggaggaaaggagagtaGAGggcaaagaggaaagaggagaagagcgAAAGCgtgaagaggaagatggaggaagtgaagaagaagaggagacaaagaggaggtgaaggagagaagcAACATCTGAGCAACTCAATCATCTGCTGACAGTAATGAACTTATTCTTcagaataacaaacaaactgagCAACGATCCAACATCAAATATCAACGTCCtctttacacaaaaacacacaatcatgatgatgaaggagaaacaggagaaCGACTTTTTTAACAAAAGCAGATTCTTTCATTTGTTAAAacttcatcaacacacagatgtaaaagatgaataaaaaactCACCTGAGAGAacagacaggaaaataaaacccaccACGTCCagttcaacacaaactgaagtgaAGCTCTGAGTCCTGCAGCcgccggaggaggaggaggaacacaaAACCAAAGATTCAGCATCTTTTACTGCGGAAATTATTCTCTGAGCTTTCTGATTGTAGTTCTGCAATTTAGGGAAGTTATTGagagatggaagagagagatggaagagagagagagagagagagagagaataaagtaCCTCCTGTCCTCTATCGTTCATcagccttttgtggctccatATGTTCTAAGATTTTCATAACTGAGACACAAAACCAGGCTAAAGTTCGGAGCATGGTCacaagtatgtggacacccaaaCATTAAATTCGTATGTGAGAGTTCAACATGTGCTGTAACAGCTGCTCTGGCTTTGGATCCTAGCTCCAGGGATTTTCTCCCATTCAGCCGCAACAGCATCAGTGAGGTTCAGCACTGATTCTGGTTCACAGTTCACAGCGTTTTGTGCAGTTCAGTCTTTTCACAGCAAACTGGGAAAAACATTTCTTATGGACCTGGGTTTGTGCGCAGAGGCATGAAACAGGAAAGAAGAACTTTCCCAAACTGCTGCCACAAACTCTcacatgttttatcaaacaCTTGAGTCACAGAGACAACCACTGGTTTGTCTGCAAGATCCTCAAAAAACCCAGAAGGTCGTTTCATCCACTGAATAATGAACAGATTTCTACTCGTTTCCCaagctgtgaaaacaaagatggcagcCCACCAGCTTCCTGGAGAGGACACACAGTTGCAACATGGTAGACGTAGACAGtagattaaatatttttcatacgGATCGTTGGAGAAACCTTTGGGGAGTTTTATCTTTGGGGTTAATTAACTTTTGGTGAAACTGATGGTAACCTCTGCGACATGGATGTATGCTAACATATGCTAAAATATCGTTACGTGTTGGAGCAGTAAGATTTCTCTTCACTGGAACAAAGGGACCAAAACCAGCTGCAAACAGCTGGACACCAAGAGTACACTTGGACAGGGGTGTCCACCTACGTTTAGACACATAGTGGACATTTACTCATGTACGGCACTTTAAGAATAAGGCGTTGGCCTTTTCATGGGATCGGtggacaataacaaaaatgtagaatatCATCAGTTGTATCCTTTAAGTCCTGATGAACATGTTCAATGTATTTCCTGTCTAATAAAACGAAAACATTTGTAAATCTTTTTTACAGCCAACCATCGCCACTATTGTTCCCTACGATTGTCAGAAATGTTACTGTTGTAGAAGAAGAGATACAAacagtttcctctctgtgtgttcaggacCTTTAACCCTGTTCTTCTGAGAAGCAGTTTCAGCAGTTTAACcaaacttaaaaaagaaaagacacacacacacacacacacacacacacacacacacacacacacacacacacattgatgttAGGGAGGGCGTCAAATTGAGGTTGTTCCAGAGTGACAAAAGACGAGGGATTACCTAAAAGAAGAAGTGTATAAAACCAGAAATGTTTCACTTCTACAACTTTCAGAGGGTCACATGAAACTTTTTCATGCGATATAAATCAAACGAAACAGATTTCATTCATCCTAATGGAGGTCTGCAATGTTTACAATAAAATCAACATTTGGCTAAATTTTGAGAGCTGGTGTTTACAGTTGTTACGGACGTCGACGACATTTGGACAAGATGGAAATCAGTGTCATCTCTGTTGGTTCAGTACAGAGCGAAGTCCAGCAcgtttagcctagcttagcataaagactggagggGAACAGGAAACTTCCCCTCTGTACGACGTTCAATGCAGTGAGGTCAAACAGATCTGcttttgatgtttgtatgtttatatattgaAGTTTTCTCTGTGGATGTCGGAAGATCTTGATCTATTTATGCGTTAGAGACGTCCCTGTTTGTACCTGCGTTTGTTGTcgtctttgtgtatttgtcaaAATCAGAACACTTAAGCAAGTTTGGTAGAAAGGAACAAACCAtccatgattttaaaaaaggattttttaatattacatgACGTTTTTGAACATCTTTGCTCCCTGATGAACTGCTGCACGTTGGCGGTTATTGAAAGAAAACTCTGGCATGTGATTTTAATTCATGATGTTCATGATTGTCTCTAAAAGCTGTGTAATGAAATTATGCGAGTCATCGtaccaaacaaaccaacagtcaATAATAAACTTTAATGTTGTTTCAGTAGCATTCACATACAACGTCAAACTTGAGAGGGTTTACATGCATCAATATGAAGGAAACAAATCCTAGTTACCTGTGAGTTTACAGGCAAAGGAAACATGAGTAATAGTTTCACAAACATTACTGTTATGGTAAATTGTCCTTCTAAAAACAACTTTGAGAAATGTGATCTGGAATCAGAGGATTTTTAGAAGCTGAATTCATGAAGCGCTGCTGGTTTTCTGCACCGACTCCAGCTGTACGACTGAACTGGATTTTAGAAGAGCAGGAAGCCGTTGAAGATGATCAGTTTGTCCCGTGTGTCTCGTTGATCAGTATCTTGCTGCTGGTCCTTAAAGGACTCGAGCCAAACCCTCTGTCCGGCTGACAGCTGTAAAACCACGCCACCTGACAgcacctgaaacacaacacGGCCGATCACGTCACGTCTTCATGACAACACTCAGCTGTCACTATACATAGATGACATGGCCTCGTGGCTTTATATAGTGAATACAGCACAGGTGCCAAAGTGTTGCTTTAACTGCCTCTGCAGAGGAATAGATCTCATTCATctacgacgttttttgccgGCGAGGATTCCTGATGAGCAATATAAGTGGTGTTTGAAAACTCACCTGTATTAACATCAGATCAAGGTAAGGATCTGATCACAGTTAA is drawn from Seriola aureovittata isolate HTS-2021-v1 ecotype China chromosome 2, ASM2101889v1, whole genome shotgun sequence and contains these coding sequences:
- the LOC130183284 gene encoding complement C1q subcomponent subunit C-like translates to MLHHFFLVIGALISLAAPLLVAMESCPATAMPGMPGIPGLPGRDGRDGEKGEKGDPGAEWRGGLGPQKGEKGEPGLMGFDGKRGQSGEPGQPGKLGLAGPPGEPGEPGSTGAMEKAAFSVARGTNEYPDKASVIRFTTVITNINDDYNTDTGRFRCRVPGTYYFVFHASLEDRLCVLLKLDNNLLTSFCDHRRGRRQVTSGGLAVYLSRDQEVWLETKDYRGMRGKPSGYSIFSGFLLHPH